A window of the bacterium genome harbors these coding sequences:
- a CDS encoding ABC transporter permease: MGAFRSLVRKEFLQLARDRRMIPVLLVAPILQLVVLGFAANQDVTSVPLALVDRDRSQASRELLDAFLSSGRFELVADLPEADAAEPLLRNGAAQMALVVGANYGADLAAGRTPEAQLIVDGSDATSATVGLGYAAEVVSRRGLELIARRTAERRTTAALAGRTLPPPAGTVVVAPRVWYNPDLLSRWYYLPSILAMALMMNALILPSMGVVREKEIGTLEQLIVTPIRPATLIVGKLWPFVLICMVNLTLVAAVVVWFFGVPLAGSFWTLLLLTLPFIVALLGLALLVSTMVRNQQQAMLLSMFAVMVPMIYLSGLMFPIENMPPFCRALTYAVPLRYYAAIIRGVFLKGSGLAVLWPEALALCGFALGTGAAAALRFRKNLE, encoded by the coding sequence ATGGGCGCCTTCCGCTCGCTCGTCCGCAAGGAGTTCCTGCAGCTGGCGCGGGACCGCCGGATGATCCCGGTGCTGCTCGTCGCGCCGATCCTGCAGCTCGTCGTGCTCGGCTTCGCGGCCAATCAGGACGTGACGAGCGTGCCGCTGGCCCTCGTGGACCGCGACCGCTCGCAGGCCAGCCGCGAGCTGCTCGACGCGTTCCTCTCGTCGGGCCGGTTCGAGCTCGTCGCCGATCTTCCCGAGGCGGACGCCGCGGAGCCGCTGCTGCGGAACGGCGCGGCGCAGATGGCGCTCGTCGTCGGCGCGAACTACGGCGCCGACCTCGCCGCGGGGCGGACGCCGGAGGCGCAGCTGATCGTGGACGGCTCGGACGCGACGTCGGCGACGGTCGGCCTCGGCTACGCGGCGGAGGTCGTCTCGCGCCGCGGGCTCGAGCTCATCGCGCGGCGGACGGCGGAGCGGCGCACGACGGCGGCGCTCGCCGGACGGACGCTCCCGCCCCCGGCGGGCACGGTCGTGGTCGCGCCGCGCGTCTGGTACAACCCCGACCTCCTCAGCCGCTGGTACTACCTCCCCTCGATCCTCGCCATGGCGCTGATGATGAACGCGCTGATCCTCCCCTCGATGGGCGTCGTGCGGGAGAAGGAGATCGGCACGCTGGAGCAGCTCATCGTCACGCCGATCCGCCCCGCGACGCTGATCGTCGGCAAGCTCTGGCCGTTCGTCCTGATCTGCATGGTCAACCTGACGCTCGTCGCGGCGGTCGTCGTCTGGTTCTTCGGCGTGCCGCTGGCCGGCTCCTTCTGGACGCTGCTGCTGTTGACGCTGCCGTTCATCGTCGCCCTGCTCGGCCTCGCGCTCCTCGTCTCGACGATGGTGCGGAACCAGCAGCAGGCGATGCTCCTCTCGATGTTCGCGGTGATGGTCCCGATGATCTACCTCTCGGGACTGATGTTCCCGATCGAGAACATGCCGCCGTTCTGCCGCGCGCTGACCTACGCCGTGCCGCTGCGCTACTACGCCGCGATCATCCGCGGCGTCTTCCTGAAGGGGTCGGGACTCGCCGTCCTCTGGCCGGAGGCGCTGGCGCTCTGCGGCTTCGCGCTCGGGACCGGCGCCGCCGCCGCGCTGCGTTTCCGCAAGAACCTCGAATAG
- a CDS encoding transposase, giving the protein MKRRTSVAALFPNEQALLRLVSAVLAETSEEWETGRIYLAMETE; this is encoded by the coding sequence ATCAAGCGCCGCACGAGCGTCGCGGCGCTCTTCCCCAACGAGCAGGCCCTCCTCCGCCTCGTCAGCGCCGTGCTCGCCGAGACCAGCGAGGAGTGGGAGACCGGACGCATCTACCTCGCCATGGAGACCGAGTGA